The Flavobacterium sp. IMCC34852 genome contains the following window.
GACCAACCCAATTCCTTAACCGTAAAAATAGGTAATAAAGTAGCGATGTAATTGTGAGCTCCTTGTTCAATAAATACCATTAAGGCAAAAATCAGGGAGTTACGCAAACTAAAAACAGTAATAAGTGATTTGAAAATAGATGAAAAACTGGTTAATTGTAATTGCTTCGATTCTGTGGATGGTAAACCTGTAGTCCATGGAACAAATTTTTCCCCTTTTCTTTCTCTTAAAAAAATGGGGACCAACATTATAAGACCTATCATCAAGGCTAGAATAAGTATGGAAACAGTAAAATTGTACTGGTTTAACACCCATGTTCCTAAGACTAGTGTAACAGATATAGCAATGATTTTTGAACCCCACATCAAACCATTCGCTCTGGCTTGTTGGTCAACCGGAATTACATCAATTGCCATTCCGTCAGTAGCAACATCTTGAAACGCTCCAAAGAAGGATACAACAAAACCGGCTATCATCAATTGGTTTAGATTATTTAACGGGTCGGGCACATAAGCCAAATATATACAACTGCATATTAATCCTAATTGACCCAAAATAACCCAAGGTCTTTTGCGTCCCATTGGTAAATAAGTATAACGATCCATCATGGGAGCAACGATAAACTTAAAACTCCATGGTAGTCCGCAAGCCACAGCAAAACCGGCAATTTCTCCGGGAGATTTGCCGTTCATCGCCATCCAAGCCGGAATACCGTAAAACAACATTCCTTCCGGAATGCCTTGAGCAAAATAGAGTGCAATGAAATTGAAATACCTTAAAAAAGTATTATCAGATAGCGATGGTAAATTGCTGTCTTTTTTAATGTAAATGTCTATCGTTGGAGTCATCTCTTGCTTATTTAGCCATTGCCTCAGCCACTTTCTTAGTATCCAAATACTGTTGAAAAGCTATTACTTTGCCGTCTTTTAGTGTCCAAAGATGTGCTACTTGTACATCATAGGTTGCTCCGTTACTTTTTAACTTGGCTTGGTATCGCAAAGTAGACAAGACTTTATTGTTAGCCATTTCATGCAATTGAATATCCGCCAATTTGAAATACTCATGTTCTGCCCCAATTCGGGCAAAAACGCCATTCAAAACGGCTTCGGGCCCAATGTACGGATTGCCATCAGCATACTTATTTCCTTCCGCTTCGTTCCACACTACTTTTTCATCCAAACCGGCAAGAACTTTCGGAATGTCACCAACAGCAAAAGCAGCATAAAGACCTTCAATTATTTTTACATTACTTTGGCCCATCATATCGACCGAAGCGAAAAGCATTACCATACAAAGGGCTTTCAAAGAGATCATTTTTTTCATTCTTTTAGTTTTTAAATTGGTTAAATAATATTTACTACTACAGACAAAAAAACAGCCGCAAGCAAGGCTTGCAGCTTAGTTATTGTATCTACTGAAAAGATGGATGTATATTCTGGACATCTATAGCTGTGTTTTGTAATCAGGTTACTTAATAAATCAAAGCTGTAGGTTAAAACTAAAAGCGTAATTGAGGAGGCAATCTTAAATCAAAAGCAGTCTATTTTTTTATAAATATACTAAAATATTCTTGCAGTAAGAAAGTCAATACTAAAAGTTTGATTATTTGTCAATTAGCAAAAATCCGTGTCCTTAAATATTCCCAAAATAGAATTCCTTACCTTTGCCCGAAATTAAGCAAGCTATGAGCACTTTTGAGCAATTTAATCTTCCAAAATCATTACAAAAAGCTATTGATGAATTAGGATTAACTACACCTACTCCAATTCAAGAAAGAGCATTCCCGGTGATCATGTCGGGTCGTGATGTCATGGGAATTGCCCAAACCGGTACAGGAAAAACCTTTGCCTATCTTTTGCCGATACTCAAACAATGGAAGTTTGTTGCCACAGACACACCGCGAGTAGTCATATTGGTGCCAACGCGTGAATTGGTTGTACAAGTTGCTGCCGAAGTCGAAAAATTGAGTCAATTCATGTCGGTAAGAACCCTTGGCGTTTATGGTGGTGTAAATATCAATACGCAAAAAACAGCCGTCTATCAAGGCATTGATGTTTTGGTTGGTACGCCGGGAAGAATAATGGACTTAGCTTTGGACAATGTCATTCGTTTTGACAGTTTACAAAAGTTAGTAATTGATGAATTTGACGAAATCCTGAATTTAGGTTTCCGTGCTCAAGTGACTTCTATTTTGGCAATGATTAAAACCAAACGCCAGAACATCTTATTTTCGGCTACCATGACCGATGAAGTAGATGAAATGCTCGAAGAATATTTTGAATTTCCGGAAGAAGTTTCTTTGGCACCAAGCGGTACACCATTGGAACAAATAGAACAATTAGGTTACAAAGTGCCAAACTTTTTGACCAAAGTCAATTTGATTATCGAATTGCTAAAAGACGAAGCTTACGAACGCGTATTGCTTTTTGTTAACAATAAAAAAACAGCTGATTTACTTTCAGACAAATTAGAGGAAATTTATCCCGGGCAATTCGGAACCATTCACTCCAACAAATCACAGAATTACCGTTTGCAAACCATGGCAACATTTCAAGCCGGAGAAATTCGAGGCATCGTAACTACCGATGTTATGGCTAGAGGTTTGGATATTTCAAACATTACGCATGTTATCAACGTTGAGTTTCCAGAAATTCCTGAACAATACATTCACCGTATCGGTCGAACCGGTCGTGCTGACAAATCGGGGATTGCCATTAGCTTGATCAGTCCAAGAGAAGAAGAAGTCATGATAGAGGCCGAAGTTTTGATGGAAAAAGAAATCAAGTTTCTAGCTATGCCGGAAAACATTGTCATTGCGGAACGATTGCTTGAGTTTGAAAAAGACAAGAAGAAGCAGATGAAATTCTTACTCAAAAAACCTAAGTTAGAAGGTGGCGCTTCTTTCCATGAAAAGAAGGAAAAAAATAAAAAAGTAAACTTAGGCGGACCATCCAAAACCAAAAAGAAAACCGGTACTTCAGTCAATAGAAATATTCTTAAAAACAGAGCGGCAAAGCGTAAAAAGAAATAATTTTAGTGTTTAAATTTCTTTAAAATTCGGCTTCGCCAAATGATAAAAAGTACTATTTTTGACCAATCGTAGATTCACCGAATCCAAACGTATATAAACCAATGAGGTAAATCGTAATTCGTAATGCAATTTAAACACCCGGAAATTCTATATTTTCTCTTCTTATTGGTCATTCCAATTTTAGTGCATTTGTTTCAATTGCGACGTTTTAAGAAAGAATACTTCACCAATGTACAATTCCTAAAAGAGCTTTCCATTCAAACCCGTAAGAGTTCCACCATCAAAAAATGGTTGTTGCTTTTTACCCGTTTATTACTTCTCGCCTGTTTGATTTTAGCTTTTGCCCAACCTTTTTTCACGGCTAAAGAAAGCCTAAAAGCTACAAACGAGATGTACATCATCTTAGACAATTCCTACAGCATGCAAGCCAAAGGACAAAAAGGGGAATTGCTTAAGCGTGCCGTTCAGGATTTATTAGAACATACTCCGGAAGCTCAGAATTTTTCTTTGATTACCAATTCTGAAACCTATTGGAATACCGATATCAAATCGATTCAAAAGGATTTACAAGATCTAAAATACAGCGCAACACCTTTCCGATTGGACAATTTAATTGCCAAAGTCAATGCGAGAAAATCAGCTTTCAACAAAGATATCATTGTAATTACTGATGCCGTCGATATTAATGCCAATGCATCAAAAAGCTTCAAAAAAGAAGATAATGTGTACTTTATTTTGCCTGAAGCCGAACAAAAAAACAACGTTTCTATTGACAGTGTTTACATTCAGCAAACTTTAGATAGTTTTTATGAAATTGGCGTAAAATTATCTGCCAATGACGAAGATATTCCAGCGGTTCCGATTGCCTTGTACAACCAAAACAAATTGACAGCAAAGACTTTAATCGATTTCAAAAGCACAACTGAAACCATTAAATTTACCATTCCGAAGGAAGATTTCCACGGCTATGTTTCGATTACTGATAAAGGTTTGGCTTATGACAATACTTATTATTTCAGTATTTCCAAACCCAGTAAAACCAATGTAATCAGTATTGGCAATACCGATAAAAGCAATTTCTTGACCAGAATTTATACCAATGATGAATTTGCTTATACCAATTTTCCGTTACCCAATTTGGATTACAACTTAATAGAAAAGCAGGACGCCATTGTGTTGAATGAACTAAAAGACATTCCTCAAGCGTTACAAACTACACTGAAATCATTTGTAAACAAAGGCGGAAACCTTGTCCTTATTCCGGCTCAGGAAAGCAATGTAACTGGGGTGAATTCGTTTTTGGCCAACTTTGGTTCCATTCAATTTAAAGCGATTACAAATAGCGATAAGAAGGTAACCAAGATTAATTTCAATCATCCGTTGTTCAGCAATGTTTTTGAAAAAAAAGTGGATAATTTTCAGTATCCGTCGACCAAAGCGGCTTTTGGAATTAACAGCAATTCGCCCTCCGTATTGAGTTACGAAGACCAAAGTGCATTTTTGACTTCGATTGCAAATCCTTTGTCATCCGTTTATATTTTTGCAGCACCGATTAACAAAACCAACAGTAATTTTCAGAATTCCCCTTTAATTGTACCCACCTTTTACAATATGGCGCAAAACAGTCAGAAAACAGGCGTAAATGCTTTAATTATTGGTGAAGATCAACCGTTTGTAGTCGATGCCTTATTGTCGAAAGATGAAATTCTGACAGTCAAAAATACTACAGAAAGTTTTATTCCGGTGCAACAGTTACTGAATACCAAAGTCAAAATGAGTTTTAATGAAAACCCGCAAGAAGCCGGAAATTTTGGTATCTTTAACGGAACGAATTCGATACAAAATATCAGTTTTAATTATTCGCGAACCGAAAGCAATCTGAGTTTGGTAAATACAGACATAGCAGTTGGTTTCAAAGAAATTGACGATATAGAAACGGTTTTTAATTCGATTCAAACCGATCGAACCGATACACAAATCTGGAAATGGTTTGTGCTGCTTACACTATTCTTTTTAGCATTAGAACTACTCATTCAAAAATTTGTAAAATGAACCTAATCATCCGAAAAGCCAAAATTGTTGACCCCAAAAGTCCGTTTCACCATCAAATCGTTGACCTGAAAATTACACAAGGGATCATCGAAGAAATAGGCACTGCAATTCCTAATTCGGATACACATTCAGAATACCAACAAGAAGGTTTACACCTTTCACAAGGTTGGTTTGACACTAGTGTTTCCCTTGGCGAACCGGGATTTGAAGACAGAGAAACCATCGCCAACGGATTGGATGTCGCTGCTAAAAGCGGCTTTACCGGAATCGCTTTGCAACCCAATTCGAATCCGATAATTGACAACCAATCACAGGTTCATTTTGTCAAACAGAAAGCTGTTAATTTTGCTACAGAGTTATTTCCAATCGGCGCATTGACTAAAAACAGCGAAGGCAAAGATTTAGCCGAACTGTTCGACATGAAAAACGCCGGAGCAGTAGCTTTCGGGGATTATGGTAAAAGTTTGGCGAATGCGAATCTGCTGAAAATAGGATTGCAATATGTACAGGATTTTGACGGTTTAGTGATTGCTTTTGCTCAAGATGAAAATATAAAAGGTAATGGCGTGGCCAATGAAGGAATAGTCTCGACAAGATTAGGCTTAAAAGGAATTCCCAACTTAGCGGAAGAATTGATGGTGGCCAGAAACTTGTTTTTACTTGAATATACCGCCGGAAAATTACACATTCCAACGATTTCAACGGCAAAATCAGTAGCATTAATCAAAGAAGCTAAAGCGAAAGGTTTAAAAGTGACTTGTAGCGTTGCCGTACATCATTTGGTTTTAACAGATGAAAAACTGGATGGTTTTGATACCCGTTATAAAGTTTCACCTCCACTGCGAACCGAAGCCGACAGACAAGCTTTAATCGCGGGTATTTTAGACAATACGATTGACTGCATTACGACTGACCATAATCCGATGGACATCGAGCATAAAAAGATGGAATTTGATTTGGCTAAAAGCGGAACGATTGGTTTAGAAAGTGCTTTTGGAGCATTGTTAACCGTATTACCTTTGGATAAAATAATTGAAAAATTGACTTTCGGTAAATCTATTTTAAATATTGAAAGTCAAGAAATTAATAAAAACAATAAAGCTAATTTTAGTTTATTCCAAATTGATAATAATTGGACATTTGGCAAAGAAAATATAATGTCAAAATCTAAAAATTCCGCGTTCTTGGGACAAGCTATGAAAGGCAAAGTTTTAGGAATTTACAACCAAGGAAAATTAGTTATAAACCATGGATAATCAAACCATAAAAGAAGGCAAAACCATTGCTATTATCAGTTATATTTTGCTTTTCGGACCGCTGATTGCTATTTCTATGAATAGCGAAAATAAGAATCCTTATGCGTCATTTCACCTCAGACAAGGTTTAGGATTAACCATAACCTTTATTCTATTGGGCGTATCCATCAGTCACTTTGAAAACTTTATGATTGCCGCTTCGATGTGGGTTTTCATTTCAGTGTTAGCAATGTACGGGATCTTCTCTGCCGCTATGGGCAAAACCACCAATCTTCCTATTCTTGGGAGTTTATTTCAAAAAACATTTAAAAGTTTGTAATGAGTTTATCACTGCATCATTTGGTCCGAGAACCAAAAATCA
Protein-coding sequences here:
- a CDS encoding MFS transporter produces the protein MTPTIDIYIKKDSNLPSLSDNTFLRYFNFIALYFAQGIPEGMLFYGIPAWMAMNGKSPGEIAGFAVACGLPWSFKFIVAPMMDRYTYLPMGRKRPWVILGQLGLICSCIYLAYVPDPLNNLNQLMIAGFVVSFFGAFQDVATDGMAIDVIPVDQQARANGLMWGSKIIAISVTLVLGTWVLNQYNFTVSILILALMIGLIMLVPIFLRERKGEKFVPWTTGLPSTESKQLQLTSFSSIFKSLITVFSLRNSLIFALMVFIEQGAHNYIATLLPIFTVKELGWSNIDYSQFYSTAKLIGGIGGMLLGGILIDKFGKKPMLNIYFFGMVLTTAGLAFLKSYWTSITFIYSYMIIYNVLYTFSCIGVFAIAMQCCWKKVSASQFTLYMTISNIGRIFFAALIGPINENFSWEISLFAFAIMISFSWFLLQFLNINKQVESIENLEKTDFNNQNPVLNHQ
- a CDS encoding vWA domain-containing protein, with product MQFKHPEILYFLFLLVIPILVHLFQLRRFKKEYFTNVQFLKELSIQTRKSSTIKKWLLLFTRLLLLACLILAFAQPFFTAKESLKATNEMYIILDNSYSMQAKGQKGELLKRAVQDLLEHTPEAQNFSLITNSETYWNTDIKSIQKDLQDLKYSATPFRLDNLIAKVNARKSAFNKDIIVITDAVDINANASKSFKKEDNVYFILPEAEQKNNVSIDSVYIQQTLDSFYEIGVKLSANDEDIPAVPIALYNQNKLTAKTLIDFKSTTETIKFTIPKEDFHGYVSITDKGLAYDNTYYFSISKPSKTNVISIGNTDKSNFLTRIYTNDEFAYTNFPLPNLDYNLIEKQDAIVLNELKDIPQALQTTLKSFVNKGGNLVLIPAQESNVTGVNSFLANFGSIQFKAITNSDKKVTKINFNHPLFSNVFEKKVDNFQYPSTKAAFGINSNSPSVLSYEDQSAFLTSIANPLSSVYIFAAPINKTNSNFQNSPLIVPTFYNMAQNSQKTGVNALIIGEDQPFVVDALLSKDEILTVKNTTESFIPVQQLLNTKVKMSFNENPQEAGNFGIFNGTNSIQNISFNYSRTESNLSLVNTDIAVGFKEIDDIETVFNSIQTDRTDTQIWKWFVLLTLFFLALELLIQKFVK
- a CDS encoding dihydroorotase, with protein sequence MNLIIRKAKIVDPKSPFHHQIVDLKITQGIIEEIGTAIPNSDTHSEYQQEGLHLSQGWFDTSVSLGEPGFEDRETIANGLDVAAKSGFTGIALQPNSNPIIDNQSQVHFVKQKAVNFATELFPIGALTKNSEGKDLAELFDMKNAGAVAFGDYGKSLANANLLKIGLQYVQDFDGLVIAFAQDENIKGNGVANEGIVSTRLGLKGIPNLAEELMVARNLFLLEYTAGKLHIPTISTAKSVALIKEAKAKGLKVTCSVAVHHLVLTDEKLDGFDTRYKVSPPLRTEADRQALIAGILDNTIDCITTDHNPMDIEHKKMEFDLAKSGTIGLESAFGALLTVLPLDKIIEKLTFGKSILNIESQEINKNNKANFSLFQIDNNWTFGKENIMSKSKNSAFLGQAMKGKVLGIYNQGKLVINHG
- a CDS encoding nuclear transport factor 2 family protein, which gives rise to MKKMISLKALCMVMLFASVDMMGQSNVKIIEGLYAAFAVGDIPKVLAGLDEKVVWNEAEGNKYADGNPYIGPEAVLNGVFARIGAEHEYFKLADIQLHEMANNKVLSTLRYQAKLKSNGATYDVQVAHLWTLKDGKVIAFQQYLDTKKVAEAMAK
- a CDS encoding DEAD/DEAH box helicase, with translation MSTFEQFNLPKSLQKAIDELGLTTPTPIQERAFPVIMSGRDVMGIAQTGTGKTFAYLLPILKQWKFVATDTPRVVILVPTRELVVQVAAEVEKLSQFMSVRTLGVYGGVNINTQKTAVYQGIDVLVGTPGRIMDLALDNVIRFDSLQKLVIDEFDEILNLGFRAQVTSILAMIKTKRQNILFSATMTDEVDEMLEEYFEFPEEVSLAPSGTPLEQIEQLGYKVPNFLTKVNLIIELLKDEAYERVLLFVNNKKTADLLSDKLEEIYPGQFGTIHSNKSQNYRLQTMATFQAGEIRGIVTTDVMARGLDISNITHVINVEFPEIPEQYIHRIGRTGRADKSGIAISLISPREEEVMIEAEVLMEKEIKFLAMPENIVIAERLLEFEKDKKKQMKFLLKKPKLEGGASFHEKKEKNKKVNLGGPSKTKKKTGTSVNRNILKNRAAKRKKK